The Spirochaetaceae bacterium genome window below encodes:
- a CDS encoding ATP-binding protein, whose amino-acid sequence MQFVGREAELDLLRQAFHSPRSELIPIYGRRRVGKSELILKHMSDMPGVYYLGQQSSAALQVREFLAEAARALGMPLLAALRTADWQPALRTVTEQWTRANPGKKLVLALDEFQCIAASSPSLLSDLQRCWDRWLRDAGNVMLLLCGSYLGFMEREVLGSKSPLFGRRTAQIHLQPFGYRDAAQFHPHWPLADQARAYFLVGGLPHYLLCLDDSRSIEVNIQEQLLTEFAPLFHEPLLLLREELREIGPYQATLHAVAFGRGTAPSIAAATGLPERSLHYYLRQLTGLGYLRRRYPLDSRRPNPRRVRFEIDDPLLQFWFRFVFPNVSVIRSAGAERAFGDRIAPSLDSWFGGRFERLCREALPLIYAQEGVAAGFEVGEYWSAAAQIDVVGMRDDNWTDLGECKWGRVRSPRALETELERKRQQYPNSRGATLSRRYFTRRKPATRRESDGWYSLDDLYALRPQTAAAASGPSRPA is encoded by the coding sequence GTGCAGTTTGTCGGTCGCGAAGCGGAACTGGACCTCCTCCGCCAAGCCTTCCATTCGCCCAGATCGGAACTCATCCCCATCTACGGGCGGCGCCGGGTGGGCAAGAGCGAACTCATCCTGAAGCACATGTCGGACATGCCGGGCGTGTACTACCTGGGCCAGCAGTCTTCGGCCGCGCTGCAAGTGAGGGAGTTCCTGGCCGAGGCCGCCCGCGCGCTGGGCATGCCGCTGCTCGCCGCGCTGCGCACTGCCGACTGGCAGCCGGCGTTGCGCACGGTTACCGAGCAGTGGACGCGCGCCAACCCGGGGAAGAAGCTGGTGCTCGCACTCGACGAGTTTCAGTGCATCGCCGCCTCCAGCCCGAGCCTGCTCTCCGACCTGCAGCGCTGCTGGGACCGCTGGTTGCGCGATGCGGGCAACGTCATGCTCCTGCTGTGCGGGTCCTACCTGGGCTTCATGGAGCGGGAAGTGCTGGGCAGCAAGAGCCCGCTGTTCGGCCGGCGCACGGCGCAGATCCACCTGCAACCGTTCGGCTATCGGGATGCGGCCCAGTTTCATCCGCACTGGCCGCTTGCCGATCAGGCGCGCGCCTACTTCCTGGTCGGCGGGTTGCCGCACTACCTGCTGTGCCTCGACGACAGCCGCTCCATCGAGGTCAACATCCAGGAACAGTTGCTTACCGAGTTCGCACCGCTGTTTCACGAGCCGCTACTTCTGCTGCGCGAGGAACTGCGTGAGATCGGGCCGTACCAGGCGACGCTGCATGCGGTCGCCTTCGGCCGAGGCACCGCGCCGTCAATCGCTGCCGCCACGGGGCTGCCGGAACGCAGTCTGCACTACTACCTGCGGCAACTGACCGGCCTCGGCTACCTGCGCCGCCGCTACCCGCTGGACAGCCGCCGGCCCAATCCTCGCCGGGTGCGTTTCGAGATCGATGACCCGCTGCTGCAGTTCTGGTTCCGTTTCGTGTTCCCCAACGTCAGCGTGATCCGCAGTGCCGGGGCGGAACGTGCTTTCGGCGACCGCATTGCGCCATCGCTCGACTCCTGGTTCGGTGGCCGCTTCGAACGGCTGTGCCGGGAAGCGCTGCCACTCATTTATGCCCAGGAGGGGGTGGCAGCCGGTTTCGAAGTCGGCGAATACTGGAGCGCGGCAGCGCAGATCGACGTGGTCGGCATGCGCGACGACAACTGGACCGACCTCGGCGAGTGCAAGTGGGGTCGGGTGCGCTCGCCGCGTGCCCTGGAAACGGAACTGGAACGCAAACGGCAGCAGTATCCGAACAGCCGGGGCGCCACGCTCAGCCGCCGCTACTTCACCCGCCGCAAACCGGCGACACGGAGGGAATCGGACGGCTGGTACTCCCTCGACGACCTGTACGCCCTGCGACCCCAAACCGCCGCCGCCGCTTCCGGCCCATCGCGGCCAGCGTAG
- a CDS encoding FAD-dependent oxidoreductase — MIGAGIVGNCLVGHLAGLGWDDLVLIDKGPLPNPGGSTGHASNFIFPTDHNREIAMLTLESMRQYEELGVRTTCGGAEVARTEERMEELRRRMTSARSWGIEAELLTPDEVVARIPFVDGAVIKGGFWMPEVSVVDSVRAGTVMRERALAKGVLTVLDNTEVTGLEVEARPYSRPRIRAVITDRGTIAAEQVVVACGVWSPRIAAMAGASIPLTPAVHQMADMGPVDLLARTGNEIGYPIVRDMDVFMYERQSHEAMEVGSYAHRPILVRPDDIPSLAAAERSPTEMPFTGDDFAPQLGHAREIMGELLAGTEMQYSVNGLLSLTPDTHQVLGETAEVEKLWSAAAVWIKEGPGTARLIAEWMTYGYPRLCDPHASDITRFYAHERTEQHIRARADEHFNKTYGIVHPREQWASERGMNRAPFHDRTTALGAEYYDARGWERPQWYESNADLVRRYGVPDRPHEWDRRWWSPISTAEHLHLRDKVGIVDLSAFQIFDVSGPGVVPYLERLTVNKCDRPVGSSIYTPLLTEDGGIRADLTIGRLAADRFRVVTGAFDGARDEVWFRRHLPADGSVQFENVSSALCTIGVWGPEAAALLAGITDTGLSQAEFPYGTVREALIDGVPVSMLRISYVGESGWEITTRMQHGVRLWDALWHAGRPLDARPVGIGVYGTTGRMEKGYLLMGSDLTAEYSPVEAGLARPRVKRDDFVGKQAYLEARAAAPPARMCALTMDRHTGAAGIDRFPTGGNEPILTAAGARIVDAHGRESRVTSAGMGPSVGKYLLFAYLPPEHAAPGTRLQVLYMNEPFPVTVAPGLATFDPTDTRMKA; from the coding sequence GTGATCGGGGCCGGGATCGTCGGCAACTGCCTGGTGGGGCATCTCGCCGGGCTGGGGTGGGACGACCTGGTGCTGATCGACAAGGGGCCGCTGCCCAACCCCGGCGGCTCCACCGGGCACGCGTCGAACTTCATCTTTCCCACCGACCACAATCGCGAGATTGCCATGCTCACCCTGGAGAGCATGCGGCAGTACGAGGAGCTCGGGGTGCGGACCACGTGCGGCGGCGCCGAAGTGGCGCGCACCGAGGAGCGCATGGAGGAACTGCGCCGGCGCATGACCTCGGCGCGCTCCTGGGGCATCGAGGCGGAGCTGCTGACCCCGGACGAGGTGGTGGCGCGCATTCCGTTCGTGGACGGCGCCGTGATCAAGGGCGGCTTCTGGATGCCGGAGGTGTCGGTGGTGGACTCGGTGCGGGCCGGCACCGTCATGCGCGAGCGCGCGCTGGCCAAGGGCGTGCTGACCGTGCTGGACAACACCGAGGTGACCGGGCTGGAAGTGGAGGCCCGGCCGTACAGCCGCCCGCGCATCCGGGCCGTGATTACCGACCGCGGCACCATCGCCGCCGAGCAGGTGGTGGTCGCCTGCGGCGTGTGGAGCCCGCGCATCGCCGCCATGGCCGGGGCCAGCATCCCGCTCACCCCGGCCGTGCACCAGATGGCCGACATGGGGCCGGTCGACCTGCTGGCCAGGACCGGCAACGAGATCGGCTACCCGATCGTGCGCGACATGGACGTGTTCATGTACGAGCGGCAGAGCCACGAGGCGATGGAGGTGGGCTCCTACGCGCACCGCCCGATCCTGGTGCGCCCGGACGACATTCCATCGCTCGCCGCGGCGGAGCGTTCTCCCACCGAGATGCCGTTCACCGGCGACGACTTCGCCCCCCAGCTCGGCCACGCGCGCGAGATCATGGGCGAGTTGCTCGCCGGCACCGAGATGCAGTACTCCGTGAACGGGCTGCTGTCGCTGACCCCGGACACCCACCAGGTGCTCGGCGAGACCGCCGAGGTGGAGAAGTTGTGGTCGGCGGCGGCGGTGTGGATCAAGGAGGGCCCCGGTACCGCGCGCCTGATCGCGGAGTGGATGACCTACGGCTACCCGCGGCTGTGCGATCCGCACGCCTCCGACATCACCCGCTTCTACGCCCACGAGCGTACCGAACAGCACATCCGCGCCCGCGCCGACGAGCACTTCAACAAGACCTACGGCATCGTGCACCCGCGCGAGCAGTGGGCCTCCGAGCGCGGCATGAACCGCGCCCCGTTTCACGACCGCACCACGGCCCTCGGCGCCGAATACTACGACGCGCGCGGCTGGGAGCGCCCGCAGTGGTACGAGTCCAACGCCGACCTGGTGCGGCGCTACGGCGTGCCCGACCGGCCGCACGAGTGGGACCGGCGCTGGTGGTCGCCGATCAGCACCGCCGAGCACCTGCACCTGCGCGACAAGGTGGGCATCGTCGACCTGAGCGCGTTCCAGATCTTCGACGTGTCCGGCCCGGGGGTGGTGCCCTACCTGGAGCGGCTCACCGTCAACAAGTGCGACCGCCCGGTGGGCAGCTCGATCTACACGCCGCTGCTCACCGAGGACGGCGGCATCCGCGCCGACCTCACCATCGGGCGGCTGGCCGCCGACCGCTTCCGGGTGGTGACGGGCGCCTTCGACGGGGCGCGCGACGAGGTATGGTTCCGCCGCCACCTGCCCGCCGACGGCTCAGTGCAGTTCGAGAACGTCTCGTCGGCGCTGTGCACCATCGGCGTGTGGGGGCCGGAGGCGGCGGCGTTGCTCGCCGGCATCACCGACACCGGCCTGTCGCAGGCGGAGTTTCCCTACGGCACGGTGCGCGAGGCGCTGATCGACGGGGTGCCGGTGTCCATGCTGCGCATCTCCTACGTCGGCGAGAGCGGCTGGGAGATTACCACCCGCATGCAGCACGGCGTGCGCCTGTGGGATGCGCTGTGGCACGCGGGCCGCCCGCTCGACGCCCGCCCGGTCGGCATCGGCGTGTACGGCACCACCGGGCGCATGGAGAAGGGCTACCTGCTGATGGGCTCCGACCTCACCGCCGAGTACTCGCCGGTGGAGGCGGGCCTGGCCCGCCCGCGGGTGAAGCGCGACGATTTCGTCGGCAAGCAGGCCTACCTGGAGGCGCGCGCCGCCGCGCCCCCCGCGAGGATGTGCGCCCTGACCATGGACCGTCACACCGGCGCCGCCGGCATCGACCGCTTCCCAACCGGCGGCAACGAGCCGATCCTGACCGCGGCCGGCGCGCGCATCGTCGATGCCCACGGCCGCGAGTCGCGCGTCACCTCCGCCGGCATGGGTCCCTCGGTGGGCAAGTACCTGCTGTTCGCCTACCTGCCGCCCGAGCACGCCGCCCCCGGCACCCGCCTGCAGGTGCTGTACATGAACGAACCCTTCCCGGTCACCGTCGCCCCCGGCCTGGCCACCTTCGACCCCACCGACACGCGCATGAAAGCATAA
- a CDS encoding SIR2 family protein yields the protein MALGEAAGQQRFKLRFLMSSHEPIPGDADTAQTLSGNHVVVTGAGFTRAVVPGAPLLVDDFKNDDLETKVRGLPNASRLLDWERSLDERGHIDIERLMTRLDALMPYDHAESAGNAANEYRFLLSELKRAFLDRLREARNGDVRREELKRFATYCEAKACCCVTFNYDDFLDEALEETDRWNPYWGYGFFCPSSLDTIATGEEFIPEPEFLLLKLHGSINWRPKLGYSSPVAIDSITHHHEWSDGGYVGPQVRGHLEPEPVMVPPILSKSSLVEQPVLRLVWSQAFDRLATAHEVTFVGYSFPTTDMAARTLFSEALKDLPRDDITVVNLSREAPEAELTRRRYRSVFGDIPDERFHFGGALEWIRGLSR from the coding sequence GTGGCATTGGGAGAGGCAGCAGGCCAGCAGCGGTTCAAGCTCCGCTTCCTGATGTCTTCACATGAACCGATCCCGGGGGATGCGGATACCGCGCAGACCCTGTCCGGCAATCATGTCGTGGTCACCGGCGCCGGGTTCACCCGCGCGGTTGTCCCCGGCGCGCCGTTGCTCGTCGACGATTTCAAGAACGATGACCTCGAAACCAAGGTCCGCGGATTGCCCAACGCGAGCCGCCTGCTGGACTGGGAACGAAGTCTGGACGAGAGAGGTCACATCGACATCGAGCGCCTGATGACGCGTCTCGATGCCCTGATGCCCTACGACCACGCCGAGAGTGCGGGCAACGCGGCGAACGAATACCGCTTCCTGCTTTCGGAACTGAAGAGAGCGTTCCTCGACCGGCTCCGTGAAGCCCGGAACGGGGACGTCCGTCGCGAGGAACTGAAGCGATTCGCGACCTACTGCGAAGCCAAGGCATGCTGCTGCGTCACATTCAACTACGACGATTTCCTCGACGAGGCACTGGAGGAGACCGACAGGTGGAACCCGTATTGGGGATACGGGTTCTTCTGCCCTTCCTCATTGGACACGATTGCCACGGGCGAGGAATTCATACCGGAACCGGAGTTCCTGCTGCTGAAACTCCACGGATCGATCAACTGGCGGCCGAAACTGGGCTATTCGAGCCCGGTCGCGATCGACAGCATCACACACCATCACGAGTGGTCCGATGGCGGTTATGTCGGTCCGCAGGTCCGCGGTCACCTGGAGCCCGAACCCGTAATGGTCCCGCCGATTCTGTCGAAGTCCAGTCTTGTGGAACAGCCGGTGCTTCGGCTCGTCTGGTCGCAGGCGTTCGACCGCCTGGCGACGGCCCACGAAGTCACGTTCGTCGGCTATTCGTTCCCTACCACGGATATGGCGGCGCGGACGCTGTTCTCCGAAGCGCTGAAGGACCTCCCGCGAGACGACATCACTGTCGTCAATCTGAGCCGCGAAGCGCCGGAGGCCGAGTTGACT
- a CDS encoding ABC transporter ATP-binding protein — protein MAFIMDGIGAEEYDRTYSDRELVRRIFAYFRTEGRRMLVVSAAVAASSVFGAAFPAVMSRAIDQVADTATSMSAIAVIVVAIALLNTANWGLNAVRRMLGSRAIGNVVLRMRRDAFDALMRHDLSFYDQYPTGKIVSRVTADTQAFSEVVTLSMEVVSQTVLVLLIFVYLATVDPVLTLITLVLVPLVVGVALAFRRIARDVVTQSRRAVAEVSAHVHETVSGIGIAKSFRKEQTLYDQFGDVNRQSFRLNWRAGIVFSSIFPVLFLLSGFGNATLAYTGGLRAAGGGLTTGEWYLFLQAVGLMWFPLTSIASFWSQFQLGLAAGERVFALLDTEPQVVQTGSEPVSNLAGAVELRNVSFHYKEGETVFDNFSFAVAPGETVALVGHTGCGKSSITKLVARFYEFQKGKILVDGRDIRSLDLASFRSHLGFVTQVPFLFNGSVLDNVRYGRSDANDKEVTAAARRVGGGDWIATLPDGLATAVEERGRNLSLGQRQLVALARVLLKGPEIVILDEATASVDPLTEALIQEGLDELLRDRTAIVIAHRLSTIKQADRIVVLRTGRIIEEGSHEQLLDAGGHYAELYNTYFRHQSLEYLQAAGAASH, from the coding sequence ATGGCGTTCATCATGGACGGCATCGGCGCCGAGGAGTACGACCGCACCTACAGCGACCGCGAGCTGGTGCGCCGCATCTTCGCCTACTTCCGCACCGAGGGGCGGCGCATGCTGGTCGTCTCCGCGGCGGTGGCGGCGTCGTCCGTGTTCGGCGCCGCGTTCCCGGCGGTGATGTCGCGCGCCATCGACCAGGTCGCCGACACCGCCACGTCGATGAGCGCGATCGCGGTGATCGTGGTGGCCATCGCGCTGCTCAACACCGCCAACTGGGGGCTGAACGCGGTGCGCCGAATGCTCGGCTCGCGCGCCATCGGCAACGTGGTGCTGCGCATGCGCCGCGACGCCTTCGACGCGCTGATGCGCCACGACCTGTCGTTCTACGACCAGTATCCCACCGGCAAGATCGTCAGCCGCGTCACCGCCGACACGCAGGCGTTCTCGGAGGTGGTGACGCTGTCGATGGAGGTGGTGAGCCAGACCGTCCTGGTGCTGCTGATCTTCGTCTACCTGGCCACCGTCGATCCGGTGCTGACGCTGATCACGCTGGTGCTGGTGCCGCTGGTGGTCGGCGTGGCGCTCGCGTTCCGCCGCATCGCGCGTGACGTGGTGACCCAGTCGCGGCGCGCTGTGGCTGAGGTGAGCGCGCACGTGCACGAGACGGTGAGCGGCATCGGCATCGCCAAGTCGTTCCGCAAGGAGCAGACCCTGTACGACCAGTTCGGCGACGTGAACCGGCAGTCGTTCCGCCTCAACTGGCGCGCCGGCATCGTGTTCTCGAGCATCTTCCCGGTGCTGTTCCTGCTTTCCGGCTTCGGCAACGCCACGCTCGCCTACACCGGCGGGCTGCGCGCTGCCGGCGGCGGCCTGACCACCGGCGAGTGGTACCTGTTCCTGCAGGCGGTGGGCCTGATGTGGTTCCCGCTCACCTCGATCGCCTCGTTCTGGAGCCAGTTCCAACTCGGCCTGGCCGCCGGCGAGCGCGTGTTCGCCCTGCTGGACACCGAGCCGCAGGTGGTCCAGACCGGGTCGGAGCCGGTGTCCAACCTGGCCGGCGCGGTCGAGTTGCGCAACGTCAGCTTCCACTACAAGGAAGGCGAGACGGTGTTCGACAACTTCTCCTTCGCCGTGGCGCCGGGCGAGACGGTGGCGCTGGTGGGCCATACCGGCTGCGGCAAGTCGAGCATCACCAAGCTGGTGGCGCGCTTCTACGAGTTCCAGAAAGGCAAGATCCTGGTGGACGGCCGCGACATCCGGTCGCTCGATCTGGCCAGCTTCCGCTCCCACCTCGGCTTCGTGACCCAGGTGCCGTTCCTGTTCAACGGCAGCGTGCTCGACAACGTCCGCTACGGCAGGAGCGACGCGAACGACAAGGAAGTGACCGCCGCCGCGCGCCGGGTAGGCGGCGGCGACTGGATCGCCACGCTGCCCGACGGGCTGGCCACCGCGGTGGAAGAGCGCGGGCGCAACCTGTCCCTCGGCCAGCGCCAGCTCGTCGCCCTGGCCCGCGTGCTGCTGAAGGGGCCGGAGATCGTCATCCTGGACGAGGCCACCGCCAGCGTGGACCCGCTCACCGAGGCGCTCATCCAGGAAGGCCTGGACGAACTGCTGCGCGACCGCACCGCCATCGTGATCGCACACCGCCTGTCCACCATCAAGCAGGCCGACCGCATCGTCGTGCTGCGCACCGGGCGCATCATCGAAGAAGGCTCCCACGAGCAACTCCTCGATGCCGGCGGCCACTACGCCGAGCTGTACAACACCTACTTCCGCCACCAGAGCCTGGAATACCTGCAAGCCGCCGGCGCCGCGAGCCACTGA